Proteins encoded in a region of the Paenibacillus sp. W2I17 genome:
- a CDS encoding YheC/YheD family protein → MSSPVLGIMTLYLNEHRALEERSVYRRMILEGRKRGLDIYVFTPADVHPGGKQIEAMVFHEGKGWSREWRSFPDLIFDRCRIQRNRRFQQLLAFREKYGHLLFLNRPLRNKWTIHQTLLQKANFREHLPETALFQDMSDVNRMLKVSSLVYLKPINGTGGRGILRIERSSSEANTVLVQGRDQKRRIITPRKVHLSRLGALLQHWNMKDKYLVQKGIQLQLPNGRVHDYRMLVQKNAEGQWELTGCAGRMGAEKSVTSNLHGGGQAIAMNRLMKQWIEDDDLRAEINTTAETFGIDVASFLEDTYGDLCELALDLAIDRSGRIYLLEVNPKPAREVFARIGERDIYYKAITQPLEYALWVYRNRPPGTSRKPAIPRPASQKSARVKRKRKVK, encoded by the coding sequence GTGTCCTCACCTGTTCTGGGCATTATGACGTTGTACTTAAATGAACATCGCGCTCTTGAAGAACGAAGCGTTTATCGGAGAATGATTCTTGAAGGGCGCAAGCGGGGACTCGATATCTATGTATTCACACCAGCCGACGTACACCCCGGCGGCAAACAAATTGAAGCCATGGTTTTTCATGAGGGAAAAGGCTGGTCCAGGGAGTGGCGATCATTCCCGGACCTGATCTTTGATCGTTGCCGGATTCAGCGTAACCGAAGGTTCCAGCAATTGCTTGCTTTTCGTGAGAAATATGGGCATCTGCTCTTTCTGAACAGGCCACTGCGCAATAAATGGACTATCCACCAGACCCTTTTACAAAAAGCAAACTTTCGTGAACACCTGCCGGAAACCGCTCTATTTCAGGATATGTCCGATGTAAACCGGATGCTCAAAGTTTCTTCTCTGGTCTATCTCAAACCCATTAATGGAACAGGCGGACGTGGTATTCTGCGCATTGAACGCAGCAGTAGCGAGGCTAATACAGTGCTTGTTCAGGGGCGGGATCAGAAGCGTCGTATCATCACTCCACGTAAAGTTCATTTATCACGACTTGGCGCGTTGCTCCAGCACTGGAACATGAAAGACAAGTATCTTGTACAAAAGGGCATTCAACTTCAGCTTCCGAATGGACGTGTGCATGATTATCGCATGCTCGTTCAGAAGAACGCTGAAGGACAATGGGAGCTTACTGGATGTGCTGGACGCATGGGTGCAGAAAAAAGCGTGACCTCCAATCTGCATGGCGGCGGTCAGGCAATAGCGATGAACCGACTCATGAAGCAATGGATCGAAGATGACGACCTCCGGGCAGAAATTAACACAACTGCAGAAACGTTTGGCATTGATGTTGCTTCGTTTCTGGAAGATACGTATGGGGACCTGTGTGAGCTGGCACTGGATTTGGCGATTGACAGAAGCGGACGTATCTACCTGCTTGAAGTTAATCCCAAACCTGCGCGTGAAGTATTCGCTCGCATCGGGGAGCGGGATATCTATTATAAAGCCATCACTCAACCGCTGGAGTACGCCTTATGGGTATATCGCAACAGACCTCCCGGAACGTCCAGAAAGCCAGCCATTCCTAGGCCCGCTTCGCAAAAATCCGCCAGAGTAAAAAGAAAAAGGAAAGTCAAATGA